The DNA window AGCTTTAGCGATGCATCCAAACATCAGAGATGAAAATGTAGTACTGTACTGGGTTCGATGGCTGCGATGTAATCGTATGTGACGCCGTGCCGCGGTAGTTGTGACGCCCCCTGGTTTGCCATGGAGTCCGTCTACGGTTGGAGTCGATTGGCGAGGAACGCAAGTGACAGCGGATAGCGATAGTCAATACCCCCGTGCTTCCCATCAAAGAGTTCGAAGGCGACATCGTGTACGCCTATCGCCGCAAGTTCATCCACGACGGCTTGAGCCCCAAGATCGAGATAGTATTCGTCGTTCCTCCCAGCGTCCAGCCAGATCCCCTTTAAACCCTGGAGCGCGGTTGCGTGCCGACGTACCATTCGCACCGGATCCCACTCTAACCATTGGGCCCAAACGTCATCGAGCAGGCGGCCGCTTCTGGTGTCGAATGGGAGTACTGGACGGCTATTTTTGTCGGGGGAAAAACAGGCAGCGACTCCGTAAAGCCCTAGCAAGGTCATGTCCGCTGGATGAGAGAATGCTGGTCGCTTTCTAAAATCATTCCACCAAATCTCGGGTGATCCATCCCAATTGCGAAGGAGACGAGCTGCCTCACCGAAGCTAGCACCGTAACAGAGTTCGTAGAGGGAGTCACCAGCATGTGACGCAAGAGCGCCAAACACGTCTGGGCGCAGCATTGGCGTGATCATGGCACCAAAGCCGCCACTTGATTTGCCTTGGATGCCTCGATGAGCCGGGTCGTTGAGGGTTCTATAGTGGTTGTCGACAAAGGACACGACGTCTTCACATAGGTAGGTGTGGTACCTCCCGGTTCCGATGGAATCTACGTATTGAGAGCCACCGTAGGTAGTCCACGCATCGACGTAGACGACCAGACATGGAGGCGTGTCAGTGTTCGCGAAAAGATCGTCAACCACCTTTGGGTAGAGCGGTTTGAAGGGGCTACGATTCCACCACATTGCTACCTGTCCTGTGTACCCCTGGATGACGTAGATACTCGGGTAGCGTCGATCCAAATCGTCGTCGTATCCGGGTGGGGTGTAGACGACCAGGGGACGCGCAGCGGCATCACCCAGCGGGTTGCCCCTTAACGCATCTGATTCGATGATGTGCTCATTGATTGTGCCGATGTAGGCCGTATCTACCCGATTATCCATGATGCTCACACTAGCACCTCGAAGTTGGGCGAATTTCCGAGACGGTGGATCTGCGTATCAAATTGGGACAGACGGCGGTTGTGCGGAATTGGGAACAGGATCTATCCAGCGCTAGAGTCAGAGAATTAACCAAATTGCGTGCTCGGATAGTTTGCGGAAGTGGGCGGCTTGAACTCGCGGATCTGCAAGCTAGTCAACTCAGGCCTGGTTATCATTCGATCTACTTGGGCTGCCAGGGGAGGAAGGAGCCATGTGTGAATTGCACAAATGTTGGTGAATCCGTTGCTGCGGCGGAAGGAGACAGGACTGCGAGATGACGGCGGATAGTAAAGGAGATGTTCCAGCGGTAGTTCGCCCGGCCGTACGGGTCATCTGTCTCGATACTGCCGAGCGAGTCCTATTGTTGCATTGGCGCGACCCGGTCGATGGGCGAACGTTTTGGGAGCCACCCGGTGGTGGCGTGGAGGCTGACGAGTCTGAACTCGACGCAGCCAAGAGGGAGTTGACGGAAGAGACTGGGTTGCCCACTGGAACGATTACTGGTCCTGTCGCGCGTTTGCGGCGAGACCACTTGTGGGCTGGACGCAGGTTGATCTCGGTAGAGCCCTTCTTTGTTGCGCGCGTTGGAGATGCTCAAGTGCGGCCTACCGCCCTCACGGACGAGGAGCAGACCACATTGTTAGGCTTTTGCTGGTGGACGCGTGAGAAGCTCGGCGACCAAGCGGTGGTAATTGAACCGGGCGAGTTGCTTGCACTGTTGGCCGAGCATGTCGGGGGTGGTTGGTTACCAAAAGATGGCGAGCAGCACTAGCATTGAGCGCAATGGCTGAGTCGGGTGCTCATGCTTGACCGGGCGAGACAGCGTGGTAACCGCCGAGTATTAAAACCTCGAGTCATCGACCTGGACTGAGGATTGTCTGTCGACATAGGGCATGTTTTTGCTGTGCTTCTTTCGGTGGTCGGAGCAAAGCCTCTGATAAGACCTTGGGTGGGTCTAGGTAGATCACTCCCCGATTGGGCAGTTTCCTCTGCAACTGGTTGCTCCAAGAGCATTGGTTATAGAGGTGCACACCTATCTATACTCGCGTCTATGAGTGAGTTCAATCACCTTTGCCAACCGGTTGGTTACCCTGTAGTCTCATGGGCTGGATCTCGACGCCCTCGTAGCGCGCCACTGGAGGGACGTTGGTGCCAAGTGGTGCCTCTCGATGCCAATCTCCATGGCGCCGACCTTTATAGTGCTTATGCTTTGGATCTCGATGATGGGCGATGGACGTATCTTCCTTACGGCCCGTTTGCGAACCTTGAAGAATATCGCGCGTGGGTTGACGATGTTGCTCATCGCGATGACCCTATGTTCTTCGCAATTATCAACAGCAGCGGTAAGGCGGTCGGTGTCGCTTCTTACCAACATATTGAACCGTTGAACGGTAGTATTGAGGTCGGACACATCTCCTTTAGCACTCTTTTGCAAGCTACTACTGCAGCCACCGAGGCGATGTACCTGATGATGCGTAACGCCTTTGAGGAGCTTGGTTACCGCCGCTACGAATGGAAGTGCGATTCATTGAACAAACCATCTCGATTGGCAGCCGAGAGACTTGGTTTTAGCTACGAGGGAACGTTCCGGCAGATGAGAGTGGTTAAGGGCCGGAACCGCGACACTGCTTGGTATTCAATCACTGATAGGGATTGGTCACTGTTGAAGCCTGTCTTTGAGCAATGGCTCGCGGCTTCGAACTTCGATGCTGGTGGACGTCAACGGCTCGCACTCTCTGGGCTCACGAAGGCGGCATTGACCAGTAGCCCGACCAACTAGTGTTTCGACGCCCATAACCCGAGCCTTGTGACGGTGATCAGCTGGAACGGTGTTTACGATCAGTCGACCAGGAGCACGATGACATCTCCGCTGGCAGGAGAGTTTTGACCTGACAACGAGACTCTGGGGTGTGTTGGACGCGTGGCAATCAGATGGCTCTGGGATCGTCGACTGAGTTAGCGCACGGCCCGGGATGTGATGAGGTCGCGGTACCAGAAGTAGCTCGACTTAGGCGTTCGTCGCGCCGTCGGGTAGTCGACATAGATAAGTCCGAATCGCTGCGAATATCCAAGTGCCCATTCGAAGTTGTCGAGAAGACTCCATACGTAGTAACCCTTAATGTCGACTCCAGCTGAGATCGCATCATGAACCGCCCTGATATGACCGTTTAAATACTCGATCCGCTCTGGATCAACCACTGTTGCATCTTGGCGCGCGTAGTCAGCGTTGGACATCCCGTTTTCGGTGATGTAGATCGGAATTTCTCCGTAACCTTCTCTGACCTTTATCAAGAGATCCGTGAAGGTCTTTGGCTCTATCTCCCATCCCATAAGCGACCGCGGAATCCCTGGCCGTCGAAGGTGTATCGCATTAGACGTGGTCTCAAGGAGGGTAGGCGCCTTTGTATTGTCGACATGGTATCCCATCGCTGCATGTTCGTGCAGACGTTCACGCGAACCGACAATGCTCGGGTGGTAGTAGTTGACACCAAGGAAATCGATTGGCCGCGAGATGATAGCCAGATCATCTCGTCTTATGTGGGCAACTGAATCTCCGTAGAGGTTGAGCATATCTGTTGGGTAGGCGGCCTTGAAGATCGGGTCGAGAAACATGCGGTTAGCGTTTCCCTCTACTAATCGTGCAGCTTGGATATCGAGTTCGTGTTCACTCGCTGGTGTGACATGAGCTAGATTGAGAGTGATCCCAACTTGTGCATCGGTGTCTCTGCGGATCACATCGACTGCTAACCCGTGCGCTAGCAGTAGGTGGTGGTTAGCACTTAGCGCGGCCGCTAAGTCGGTCTCACCTGGTGCGTGTTGGCCGGTTGCGTAGCCGAGCCAGGATGAACACCACGGTTCGTTCAAGGTGATCCAGCGCTGTACTCTCGAACCCAGTGCGTCGACTACCATCTCGACGTAGTCAGCGAATCGGTAGGCGGTGTCTCGTTGCGTCCAACCTCCTTGGTCACCTAACGTCTGTGGTAGATCCCAGTGGTAGAGAGTGGGGAAGGGACTGATGTTTGCCTTTTCCAAGCGATCAAGCAGCTCGATGTAGAACTGGATGCCCTCGTTGTTCAAGGGACCCTTCCCGTCGGGCTGAATGCGTGGCCATGCGAGAGAGAATCGATACGAACTGATATTCAGCTGCTGCATCAGCGCGACGTCTTCGGCAAGGTGGTGATAATGGTCGCAGGCTATGTCACCGGTATCCCCATGGAGAACCTTGCCAGGGGTGTGTGCGAACGTATCCCAAATGGAGACGCCTCTCCCACCCTCGTTGGCAGCTCCCTCGATTTGGTAGGATGCCGTTGCCACACCCCAGACGAAATCGATTGGAAATGTGATCGCGTCAAGATTCGACAAGTGCCTCTTCC is part of the Ferrimicrobium acidiphilum DSM 19497 genome and encodes:
- a CDS encoding NUDIX hydrolase; the protein is MTADSKGDVPAVVRPAVRVICLDTAERVLLLHWRDPVDGRTFWEPPGGGVEADESELDAAKRELTEETGLPTGTITGPVARLRRDHLWAGRRLISVEPFFVARVGDAQVRPTALTDEEQTTLLGFCWWTREKLGDQAVVIEPGELLALLAEHVGGGWLPKDGEQH
- a CDS encoding GNAT family N-acetyltransferase, which codes for MSEFNHLCQPVGYPVVSWAGSRRPRSAPLEGRWCQVVPLDANLHGADLYSAYALDLDDGRWTYLPYGPFANLEEYRAWVDDVAHRDDPMFFAIINSSGKAVGVASYQHIEPLNGSIEVGHISFSTLLQATTAATEAMYLMMRNAFEELGYRRYEWKCDSLNKPSRLAAERLGFSYEGTFRQMRVVKGRNRDTAWYSITDRDWSLLKPVFEQWLAASNFDAGGRQRLALSGLTKAALTSSPTN
- a CDS encoding GH1 family beta-glucosidase; translation: MSNLDAITFPIDFVWGVATASYQIEGAANEGGRGVSIWDTFAHTPGKVLHGDTGDIACDHYHHLAEDVALMQQLNISSYRFSLAWPRIQPDGKGPLNNEGIQFYIELLDRLEKANISPFPTLYHWDLPQTLGDQGGWTQRDTAYRFADYVEMVVDALGSRVQRWITLNEPWCSSWLGYATGQHAPGETDLAAALSANHHLLLAHGLAVDVIRRDTDAQVGITLNLAHVTPASEHELDIQAARLVEGNANRMFLDPIFKAAYPTDMLNLYGDSVAHIRRDDLAIISRPIDFLGVNYYHPSIVGSRERLHEHAAMGYHVDNTKAPTLLETTSNAIHLRRPGIPRSLMGWEIEPKTFTDLLIKVREGYGEIPIYITENGMSNADYARQDATVVDPERIEYLNGHIRAVHDAISAGVDIKGYYVWSLLDNFEWALGYSQRFGLIYVDYPTARRTPKSSYFWYRDLITSRAVR
- a CDS encoding alpha/beta hydrolase — translated: MDNRVDTAYIGTINEHIIESDALRGNPLGDAAARPLVVYTPPGYDDDLDRRYPSIYVIQGYTGQVAMWWNRSPFKPLYPKVVDDLFANTDTPPCLVVYVDAWTTYGGSQYVDSIGTGRYHTYLCEDVVSFVDNHYRTLNDPAHRGIQGKSSGGFGAMITPMLRPDVFGALASHAGDSLYELCYGASFGEAARLLRNWDGSPEIWWNDFRKRPAFSHPADMTLLGLYGVAACFSPDKNSRPVLPFDTRSGRLLDDVWAQWLEWDPVRMVRRHATALQGLKGIWLDAGRNDEYYLDLGAQAVVDELAAIGVHDVAFELFDGKHGGIDYRYPLSLAFLANRLQP